The genomic segment AGGTAATTAATTCTGATTTAGATGATAGAAAGTCTGTGATAGTAACTAGAATTGCAGTAGTTATCTTTACTAGTGTAGCTTATTATATAGCAGTTTTTGGAGCTAAATCATTAGTAGCTATTCTGTTGGGGGCTTATGGTTCTATTGTTCAATTCTTCCCTTTAGTGGCCGCAACCTTTTTCTGGCCTAGAGCTACAAAACAGGGGGCAATTGCAGGTCTGTTAACGGGAGTAGTTGTCAATACTTATATTTCTCTAGTAGGACCGGTTCCTCTTGAGATTAATCCAGGAATTTGGGGGCTACTGGCTAATATAGTTGTCTTTATATTTGTTAGTTTACTGACAAAGCCTAATGACATGGAACATATTAAGAAATTTACCGAAGAGGCTACAGTACCAGTAGATAAATAGGAAATTTAATTGAGTTACAAATGATAAGATGATAACTTATTATATAATAGGTTATCATCTTTTAAATTTGGGAGGGTGATAAAATGAAGAATTTAACAGATAGGATATCTGATTTTGAAGAGGATTTAATTACTATTAGGCGTGAATTTCATAAGCATCCTGAAACAGCTTTTAATGAATATGAAACGGCGGACAGAATTGCTGATTACTTAAATGATTGGGGATTAGAAGTTAAAACAGAAGTAGGGAAGACTGGAGTAGTAGGATTACTGCGGGGAAGTAACCCTGGTAAAACAATTGCGATTAGAGTCGATATTGATGCCCTGCCGATTGAGGAGGAAACCGGATTTGAATTTGCTTCTCAAAATGAAGGGATTATGCATGCCTGTGGTCACGACGGCCATATAGCTGTTGGTTTAGGTGCAGCTAAAATCTTATCAGAGTACCGCGAGGAACTTAATGGTAATGTAAAGTTTATTTTTCAGCCGGCTGAAGAGATATTGAGTGGATCAGAGGCTATGCTAGAAGATGGTGTATTGAGTGAACCTGAAGTTGATGCTATCCTTGGGCTGCATATCTGGCCGGATATTGAAAGTGGGTCTGTGGGAATTAAAGAAGGGCCGGTAATGGCTGCAGTTGATAAATTTGAAGTTGAGATCAAAGGAAAAGGTGGACATGGTGCAATTCCTAACAAGTCTATCGATCCGATAGTTATGGGATCAGAAGCAGTAAAATCGTTACAGAAGATAGTTAGCCGTGAAATAAGTCCTCTGGATTCGGCAGTGATTACTGTAGGTACCTTTAATGCAGGAACTGCATTTAATGTAATTCCTGATAAAGTAGAACTGTCTGGGACAGTAAGGACTTTTGATTCTGAGGTGAGAAAGTTTATTTCAAACCGCATAGAAGGGATTATTGCCAATGTTACGGAAGGGGCCAGAGGAGAATATAACCTCGATTATGAGTTTGGGATTCCTGCTACTGTTAATGACGCCCGGTTTACTGCTCAGACTAAGAAGGTGGCTGAAGATATATTAGGAACTGATAGGGTAGTTGAGGATATAGAGCCTTCGATGGGAGGAGAAGATTTTTCTCTGTATCAGCAGGAAGTTCCAGGGACTTACTTATTTTTAGGTACTTATAATGAAGACAAAGGATTAACAGATTCAATCCATCATCCTGAATTTTCTATTGATGAAGATATACTAAGTATTGGAGTAAAAGTTTTTTCTGAAATAGTCTTTGATTTCTTTAAAAATGATTAGAGTAGCTAATATCAACTAAGGGGTTGTAAAATATGAAGGTATTAATAGCTCTGGATTCTTTTAAAGGAAGTTTAACTGCATTGGAAGCAGCAGAGAGCTTGGAGCGAGGTCTAAAGAAAGCAGATTTGCAGTTTGAAATAGAGAAGTTACCTATGGCCGATGGTGGAGAGGGAACTGTCCGTTCTTTAGTTGATGCTACCGAAGGAAGAATAGTTAAAGAAGAGGTGACTGGTCCTTTAGGTGACAGGGTAGAGGCCTTTTTTGGTATTTTAGGTGACGATAATACTGCTGTTATTGAAATGGCGGCTGCTTCGGGGCTTCCTTTAGTTTCTGAAGATGATAGAGATCCTACTAAAACTACTACTTACGGAACAGGTGAGTTAATTAAAGCTGCATTGAATGAAGGCTGTAGGAAATTAATTATTGGAATTGGCGGCAGTGCAACTAACGACTGCGGCGTTGGTATGGCTCAGGCTTTAGGTGGTAATTTTGTAGACAAGAATGGGAAGGAAGTTGGCTTTGGTGGAGGAGAATTAAAGAGCATTAAAAGAATTGATCTTTCAGGAATGGATGCCAGGATTAAAGAGACGGAAATTCAAGTAGCCTGTGATGTTGATAATCCGCTTTACGGTAAAGAGGGAGCAGCCTATGTTTATGCTCCACAGAAGGGGGCAGATCCTGAAATGGTAGAGGAATTGGATGAAGGATTAAGACATATTGCTGATATAATTAACCGTGATTTAGAGGTTGCTGTTGATTCTATTTCTGGAGCTGGTGCAGCAGGCGGGCTGGGAGCTGGCCTGGTAGCCTTTCTTGAAGGGGAATTAAAGCCGGGAATAGATGTTGTGATAGAAGCTACAGGAATTGAAAAGAGAGTTAAAGAGGCTGATATAGTTATCACTGGTGAAGGTATGATTGATTCTCAGACTGTATTTGGAAAGACACCTATTGGTGTTGCTAAGGTAGCCAAGAAGCATTCCTTACCGGTAGTTGGTGTTGCTGGTAGCTTAGGTGCTGGTGCAGATAAGGTTTATGAACACGGAATTGATGCCTTATTTTCAATAACCAATGCTCCAATGTCTTTGGATAAGGCTATGGATAAGGCTTCAATCTTATTAGAAAGTCTGGGAGAGAATATTGGCCGGATGTTAAAGATATCTTCTGCTTAGCCCTTTATTTTGAGCAATTTCAACTGCTTCTTCAAATTCAGAGGTATTAGTTCTGCGGTTCAGTACTTTATAGTCGGCTGCTTTATAGGCAGGGTAATATTGATCCATAATATTAATATAAGTATCAGTAGATAGCTCATCAGCAATGAAATCTATAATTTCTTTAGTTCCGGCTAGATTATTAGGAAGAATAAGATGGCGGATGAGTAATCCCTGTACGGCAACGTTATCTTTAATCTTTAGATCTCCTACTTGTTGATGCATCTCTTTGAGGGCAGTCTTGACGATAGGGGGATAGTCCGGTATCTTTGAATATTTTAAAGCTGTATTTTCATCTATATACTTAACATCCGGCATATAGATGTCGATTATGCCGTCCAATAGTCCTAGAGCTTCTTTATCATCATAGCCCCCGGAATTATAAACAAGCGGGATTTCCAGTCCTTTCTTGCAGGCCTCTAGAGTAGCAGCCAGCAGAGCATGGATCATATGGCTGGGAGTAACGAAGTTAATATTATGACAGCCTCTTTTTTGCAAGGAAATCATTATTTCAGCTAATTCTTCGACGGTCACAGCATCACCTGATTGGTGCTGGCTAATATCATAATTTTGGCAGTAAACGCATCTTAGATTACAACTGCTAAAAAAGATTGTACCGGAGCCGTTAGAACCTACTAGCGGTTCTTCTTCGCCAAAATGCGGGCCATAGCTGGCTACTTTAATTTCACTACCTGTCTGACAGTATCCTAGTTCATCATTACTTCGGTTAACATGACAATGGTGGGGACAGAGAGTACAGTCCTGTAATATCTCATAAGCCTTTTCTACTCTTTTAGCTAATTTTCCGGATTGATAGAGATCTAAATAATTTGAAGTTGGCATAATTAGTCCTCCTTGTCTGGAATACTATTAATAGTATTGTTCTATTTGAGTCAATTATATCAGAGTAATGATGAATTGTGAGGTGAAGAAGGTGGATTTCAATTCCTTAATTGCTTTAATTATAGATTTGAGTAGTCAGTATGGATACTTAATTATCTTTTTATCGGCAGTAGGGGAAGGGATGGGATTGCCGATACCGGATGGTATTATTCTGGCTATTAGCAGTTATTTTGTTTTTAATGGCCAGATGTCTGTTCTGGGATTGGTGAGTTACTTTGTATTGGGGAGTATTATCGGTAATCTGACTGCCTATTCAATCGGCCGCTGGAGT from the Acetohalobium arabaticum DSM 5501 genome contains:
- a CDS encoding M20 metallopeptidase family protein, encoding MKNLTDRISDFEEDLITIRREFHKHPETAFNEYETADRIADYLNDWGLEVKTEVGKTGVVGLLRGSNPGKTIAIRVDIDALPIEEETGFEFASQNEGIMHACGHDGHIAVGLGAAKILSEYREELNGNVKFIFQPAEEILSGSEAMLEDGVLSEPEVDAILGLHIWPDIESGSVGIKEGPVMAAVDKFEVEIKGKGGHGAIPNKSIDPIVMGSEAVKSLQKIVSREISPLDSAVITVGTFNAGTAFNVIPDKVELSGTVRTFDSEVRKFISNRIEGIIANVTEGARGEYNLDYEFGIPATVNDARFTAQTKKVAEDILGTDRVVEDIEPSMGGEDFSLYQQEVPGTYLFLGTYNEDKGLTDSIHHPEFSIDEDILSIGVKVFSEIVFDFFKND
- a CDS encoding glycerate kinase — its product is MKVLIALDSFKGSLTALEAAESLERGLKKADLQFEIEKLPMADGGEGTVRSLVDATEGRIVKEEVTGPLGDRVEAFFGILGDDNTAVIEMAAASGLPLVSEDDRDPTKTTTYGTGELIKAALNEGCRKLIIGIGGSATNDCGVGMAQALGGNFVDKNGKEVGFGGGELKSIKRIDLSGMDARIKETEIQVACDVDNPLYGKEGAAYVYAPQKGADPEMVEELDEGLRHIADIINRDLEVAVDSISGAGAAGGLGAGLVAFLEGELKPGIDVVIEATGIEKRVKEADIVITGEGMIDSQTVFGKTPIGVAKVAKKHSLPVVGVAGSLGAGADKVYEHGIDALFSITNAPMSLDKAMDKASILLESLGENIGRMLKISSA
- a CDS encoding radical SAM protein, whose protein sequence is MPTSNYLDLYQSGKLAKRVEKAYEILQDCTLCPHHCHVNRSNDELGYCQTGSEIKVASYGPHFGEEEPLVGSNGSGTIFFSSCNLRCVYCQNYDISQHQSGDAVTVEELAEIMISLQKRGCHNINFVTPSHMIHALLAATLEACKKGLEIPLVYNSGGYDDKEALGLLDGIIDIYMPDVKYIDENTALKYSKIPDYPPIVKTALKEMHQQVGDLKIKDNVAVQGLLIRHLILPNNLAGTKEIIDFIADELSTDTYINIMDQYYPAYKAADYKVLNRRTNTSEFEEAVEIAQNKGLSRRYL